The DNA region TTCATCGTAGTCGGCGGAGGGCCGACAGGCGTGGAGCTTGCCGGGGCGGTAGCGGAGATAGCGAATCATACGATGATCCGAAACTTCAAAAGGATAGATCCGACAAGAACAAAGATATATCTTGTCGAAGCGGCTGAGAACCTTCTTCCGTCAATGCCGAAAAGGATGGGGAACAGGGCAAGAAAGGATCTTGAACATCTAGGGGTTGAAGTAATAACAGGCAAGGCGGTAACCGATATTAATTCAAACGGGGTGCAGGTCGGCGACAGATTCATAAAGGCAACGAACACCATATGGGCAGCGGGAACCGAGGCATCTTCCCTTCTTAAAACACTTGATGTGCCTCTTGATAAGGTAGGGCGCGTTATCGTGGAGCCGGATTTGAGCATACCTGGATACCCGGAGGTGTTTGTCATTGGAGATGCGGCCCATGTGAAAGGAACCGATGGAGTTCCGCTACCGGCTGTCGCGCCGGTCGCAATGCAGGAGGCTGTCTACGTTACCAAACTGATCAAAAATAAACAGATAGGGAAACCCCACAAACGGTTTTCATATATAGACCTCGGAACAATGGCAACCATAGGGAGAAGCAGGGCGGTTGCGCAGATCAGGGGACTTTATTTTTCAGGAATCGTTGCATGGGCCATTTGGTCGGTTGTTCATCTCATGCATGTTATCCTTTACCGCAACAGGCTAAAGGTTTTAGGAGATTGGGTTCTCGGTTACATCACGGGCCATCGCGGCGCGCGTCTGATACGAAATCCTTCGGAAGAAGATTTCCGCGAAGAACTGAATAGGGATAAGTAAACTGGCCTCTCTTTTGTCAATCCATCAAAGGATGGGCTGAACGGTCACTGAAGAATTGCTAGCTGATTATCCGGTTGTATTCGGCGTAAATGCTGTTTTCCTCGTTATGTATCCGGTACAAAAGCGTCTTGAATAGCTCCTTGAAATCATCAATATACTGTTCATCCGAAATGTTGTTCTCGCATTTTTCAAAGAATCTGGTTGCCATGCCGGCCACGTCATCTATTTCGGCAGCCGATTCGGATATCAAGGTTTTCAGCTTTTCATCATTCACGGATGCCTTTTTAAGAACCGGGTACAGGTAAGTATCTTCATTCTGAAGATGTTCAAGGAGCACTGATTTTGCTTCCAGAAGTTTTTTTCTTGCTTCCCTGGATGTAATACCAAGAGACCTTGCGCTGGACAAGGTCTGGATAATCATCTCGTGTTCCTTTTCCAGTTTTTCAATCCGCTTAAACATCCTTTATCCCCCCAATCCCCTTTTACAGGTTCGTATAACGCGCGATGAATGATTTTCTCTGTGATTAATATTTTACCCGAAACAGGAATTGTCATGTGAAAAAATGCCGAAAGTCTTAAATTATCAGCATGATGTAGTTGGCATCTTCTATTTAAATTTTAAACTTTAATGTAACCTTGCGTTTGGTAGAAATGATTATGGGTGAAAAGATATTAAAAAGACCAAGTGTAAGTATGAGCTTCACCCCCAACCGTCATTCAGCATAATCTTCCGTTCTGTGGCGTATAAGTTCCCCCTCGACCATGAATACGACATCCTCGGCAATGTTCGTGCTTAGATCGGCAATTCTTTCAAGATGCCTTGAGGTTGACAGGAGGTGCACTGCCCGTTCTATTGAATCCGAATTTTCCTTCATCTCTTTTTGAAGCACTACGTACATTTCGCGGTTGATGTCATCCACTTCGTCATCCATCGAAAGCACCTTTCTCGCCTGTCTCGTATCCATGTTTATAAGCGAGTTCAAGCTCTCCTTGACCATTCGTTGAACACATTCAACCATGCGCGGAAAATCAAGCTCCAATCCGAGACTCTTTATGGAAGAGAGATACGACGCCCGTTCGGCGATATTTACCGCAAGGTCGCCCATCCGTTCAAGATCGCTGTTCACTTTCAAAATGGTAATGATGAAACGAAGATCCGCAGCTACCGGCTGGTGGAGAGCGAGTATTTTCAGGCACTCCTCTTCAATAGCGACCTCTTTTTCGTCGATGGCGTCGTCGCCGTTTATCACTTCCTCGGAAAGGTCGATTCTTCTGTCCACAAGGGCGATGATCGCCTTGTTGATGGTGCTGGACACCATCGAGCCAAGGATCAGCGTATCTTTTTTCAGGTTGTCCAGATCCCTTTGCAAATGTCTCGGCATATATCTCTCCTAGCCAAATCGTCCGGTTACATAATCTTCTGTTCTTTTGTTTTTCGGCCTGGTAAATACCTTGACCGTGTTGTCGAATTCGACAAGTGTTCCGTTTTCCATGAAAGCGGTGTAGTCGGATATTCGGGATGCCTGCTGCATATTGTGCGTTACAATGACTATCGTATAGCGTTTCTTTAATTCAAACATAAGATCTTCGATCTTGGCGGTAGACACGGGATCAAGCGCAGAACAAGGCTCGTCCATCAATATGATCTCCGGCTCCATCGCAAGGGCCCTTGCTATACACAAACGCTGTTGTTGTCCGCCTGAAAGATTAAGCGCGGAGGTGTAAAGGCGTTCTTCCTTTATCTCCTCCCAGAGTGCCGCTTTCTCCAGCGATTTTTCGACAAGTTCGTTCAGGTCGGTTTTAATCCCGTTTATCGAGGGACCCCAAGAAATATTCTCGTAAATCGTTTTCGGGAAGGGATTGGGTTTCTGAAAAACCATCCCTATGGATCGGCGGATATCTACCGGATCGATATCTTTCGAATAAATATCTACATCCCCAAAATATATATTTCCCATCATCGATGCATTTGGAATGAAATCGTTCATTCTGTTAAAGGCTCGAAGCAGTGTGCTTTTGCCACAGCCGGACGGGCCGATTATAGAAGTAATACGATTTTTATGTATGGAAAGAGAGACGTCTTTCACCGCCTGATTCGCGCCATAGCATATAGTTACGTTCTTTGCGGTAAGGACAGGTTTTTCCATCTGGACGTTGGCGGTCGTTGATTGTTGCATCGTCTTGAGTGTCATTTATGCTTCCTTTCAGCACTCTCCCTTATATATACGGCAAGAGAGTTCATAGCAAAGAGAACAGCCAGTAGCACGATTATTGCCCCGGCAGCGAGCTGATGGAACTCCTCCTGGGGGCGCGAAGCCCAGTTGAATATCTGTATCGGTAGAGCGGTAAAGGAGTCCATCGGCCCCTCGGGAACGAAAGCAACATAGGCAAGGGCTCCTATCATCACCAGCGGCGCCGTTTCCCCCAGCGCGCGGGA from Nitrospinota bacterium includes:
- the pstB gene encoding phosphate ABC transporter ATP-binding protein PstB: MEKPVLTAKNVTICYGANQAVKDVSLSIHKNRITSIIGPSGCGKSTLLRAFNRMNDFIPNASMMGNIYFGDVDIYSKDIDPVDIRRSIGMVFQKPNPFPKTIYENISWGPSINGIKTDLNELVEKSLEKAALWEEIKEERLYTSALNLSGGQQQRLCIARALAMEPEIILMDEPCSALDPVSTAKIEDLMFELKKRYTIVIVTHNMQQASRISDYTAFMENGTLVEFDNTVKVFTRPKNKRTEDYVTGRFG
- a CDS encoding hemerythrin domain-containing protein, yielding MFKRIEKLEKEHEMIIQTLSSARSLGITSREARKKLLEAKSVLLEHLQNEDTYLYPVLKKASVNDEKLKTLISESAAEIDDVAGMATRFFEKCENNISDEQYIDDFKELFKTLLYRIHNEENSIYAEYNRIIS
- a CDS encoding NAD(P)/FAD-dependent oxidoreductase, with protein sequence MPKRKKLLKKLVIIGGGFGGLYAAKKMGHEEFEITLVDKTNHHLFQPLLYQVATAALSPADIGTPIRKIISHQENTLVLMSRVTKIDKVNREIHLHNHLPIPYDYLIVATGVRHSYFGHDEWEKYAPGLKTLNDALTIRDKLLFNFEKAELCDRYSDAEKYLSFIVVGGGPTGVELAGAVAEIANHTMIRNFKRIDPTRTKIYLVEAAENLLPSMPKRMGNRARKDLEHLGVEVITGKAVTDINSNGVQVGDRFIKATNTIWAAGTEASSLLKTLDVPLDKVGRVIVEPDLSIPGYPEVFVIGDAAHVKGTDGVPLPAVAPVAMQEAVYVTKLIKNKQIGKPHKRFSYIDLGTMATIGRSRAVAQIRGLYFSGIVAWAIWSVVHLMHVILYRNRLKVLGDWVLGYITGHRGARLIRNPSEEDFREELNRDK
- the phoU gene encoding phosphate signaling complex protein PhoU; this translates as MPRHLQRDLDNLKKDTLILGSMVSSTINKAIIALVDRRIDLSEEVINGDDAIDEKEVAIEEECLKILALHQPVAADLRFIITILKVNSDLERMGDLAVNIAERASYLSSIKSLGLELDFPRMVECVQRMVKESLNSLINMDTRQARKVLSMDDEVDDINREMYVVLQKEMKENSDSIERAVHLLSTSRHLERIADLSTNIAEDVVFMVEGELIRHRTEDYAE